A window of Echeneis naucrates chromosome 13, fEcheNa1.1, whole genome shotgun sequence contains these coding sequences:
- the LOC115053152 gene encoding odorant receptor 131-2-like, with protein sequence MADNTSLAGEFLQRQINEQVLIVQVLVIIFLCINLLLIIIFFQKEHFYTTARYILFAVALVADSFVLFISDVLLIFSYFRFTMQIWLCVIISVLILMYSVVTPVTLTAMTLERYVAVCMPLRHGEICSTRSTVHCILIIHGISSLPCIVILSMFFVSASLTLYKKSKICSLEMFSLYLWHDHVRSAVQLLFFLIMCIIIVFSYVKIMKVAKTASGEDKQSSNKGLKTVALHGFQLLLCLIQLLCPFVESWMFHIDFRLFVQVRYFNYVTFYLAPRCLNPLIYGLRDEAFSQAMKNYVCISSFKRNAS encoded by the coding sequence ATGGCAGATAACACTTCACTGGCTGGTGAATTTCTGCAGCGACAGATTAATGAGCAGGTCTTGATTGTTCAGGTCCTGGTaataatttttctctgcatcaacttgttgctcatcataatcttttttcaaaaagagcaTTTCTACACAACTGCACGTtacatcttatttgctgttGCATTGGTGGCAGATAGTTTTGTGTTATTCATTTCTGATGTGCTGCTCATCTTCAGCTATTTTCGTTTTACCATGCAaatttggttgtgtgtcattatctctgttttgattttaatgtacAGCGTAgtcacaccagtgactctgacagcaatgactctggagcgttatgtggctgtttgtatgccgctgcgTCACGGAGAGATCTGCTCCACACGCAGCACTGTGcactgtatcctcatcattcatggcATCAGCTCTTTGCCCTGTATTGTTATTCtctcaatgttttttgtgtcagcATCTCTCACTCTCTATAAGAAATCTAAGATATGTTCATTAGAAATGTTCAGTCTTTATTTGTGGCATGATCATGTCAGGTCAGCTGTTCAACTGCTCTTCTTCCTGATCATGTGCATCATCATAGTTTTCtcctatgttaaaataatgaaagtggccaaaactgcatcaggagaggataaacAGTCATCAAACAAAGGACTTaagacagtggctcttcatggtttccagctgctgctctgtctcatccagctgttaTGTCCATTTGTAGAGAGCTGGATGTTTCATATTGATTTCAGATTATTTGTTCAAGTCAGATACTTTAATTATGTAACGTTTTATCTAGCACCAAGATGTCTGAATCCTCTCATATATGGCCTCAGAGATGAAGCTTTTTCTCAAGCAATGAAAAACTATGTCTGCAttagttcatttaaaagaaatgctAGCTGA
- the LOC115053153 gene encoding odorant receptor 131-2-like, translating into MADNTSLAGEFLQRQINEQVLIVQVLVIIFLCVNLLLIIIFFQKEHFYTTARYILFAVALVADSFVLFISDVLLIFSYFRFTMQIWLCVIISILIFMYSVVTPVTLTAMTLERYVAVCMPLRHGEICSTRSTVHCILIIHGISSLPCVVILSMFFVSAPLTLYKQSKICSLEMFSLYLWHDHVRSAVQLLFFLIMCIIIVFSYVKIMKVAKTASGEDKQSSNKGLKTVALHGFQLLLCLIQLLCPFVESWMFHIDFRLFVEVRYFNYVMFFLAPRCLNPLIYGLRNEAFSQAMKNYVCISSFKRNAN; encoded by the coding sequence ATGGCAGATAACACTTCACTGGCTGGTGAATTTCTGCAGCGACAGATTAATGAGCAGGTCTTGATTGTTCAGGTCCTGGTAATAATTTTTCTCTGCgtcaacttgttgctcatcataatcttttttcaaaaagagcaTTTCTACACAACTGCACGTtacatcttatttgctgttGCATTGGTGGCAGATAGTTTTGTGTTATTCATTTCTGATGTGCTGCTCATCTTCAGCTATTTTCGTTTTACCATGCAaatttggttgtgtgtcattatctcTATTTTGATTTTTATGTACAGCGTTgtcacaccagtgactctgacagcaatgactctggagcgttatgtggctgtttgtatgccgctgcgTCACGGAGAGATCTGCTCCACACGCAGCACTGTGcactgtatcctcatcattcatggcATCAGCTCTTTGCCCTGTGTTGTTATTCtctcaatgttttttgtgtcagcACCTCTCACTCTCTATAAGCAATCTAAGATATGTTCATTAGAAATGTTCAGTCTTTATTTGTGGCATGATCATGTCAGGTCAGCTGTTCAACTGCTCTTCTTCCTGATCATGTGCATCATCATAGTTTTCtcctatgttaaaataatgaaagtggccaaaactgcatcaggagaggataaacAGTCATCAAACAAAGGACTTaagacagtggctcttcatggtttccagctgctgctctgtctcatccagctgttaTGTCCATTTGTAGAGAGCTGGATGTTTCATATTGATTTCAGATTATTTGTTGAAGTCAGATACTTTaattatgtaatgttttttctAGCACCAAGATGTCTGAATCCTCTCATATATGGCCTCAGAAATGAAGCTTTTTCTCAAGCAATGAAAAACTATGTCTGCAttagttcatttaaaagaaacgctaactga